A window of Clavibacter michiganensis contains these coding sequences:
- a CDS encoding alpha/beta fold hydrolase has protein sequence MIVGSATVPGVHVTDHEIEVPLDWAAARAGEPTATITVFARELVAPDRRGDDLPALLYLQGGPGGKSPRVLDDGGWIGHALRTHRVVLLDQRGTGRSTPVTARTMMRFGDDHASAARYLALFRADAIVQDAEALRQHLEGGRRWSTLGQSYGGFLTLTYLSLAPEALSACYVTGGLASLDPDAEEVYRRTYPRTVRKNVGYHARYPADVGILSRLADRLQVGDVTLPDGDVLTVERLQTIGIDLGMAPGRERIHALLDEALDDRGEPTDVLLAEVMRLTSYAANPLFAAMQESIYASGTRPATAWAAERERGRHPAFAPTARPLLLTGEMMYPWMFEEIRLLRPFRGAVEEMARRDDWPELYDPARLAANEVPLAAAIYHDDMYVDAGLQQDTVARVGNARAWITNEHEHDGLGAPGVLGRLMDTIARDGGGLPR, from the coding sequence GTGATCGTCGGATCCGCGACCGTCCCCGGCGTCCACGTCACCGACCACGAGATCGAGGTCCCGCTCGACTGGGCCGCGGCGCGCGCCGGCGAGCCCACCGCGACGATCACGGTGTTCGCCCGCGAGCTCGTCGCGCCCGACCGCCGCGGCGACGACCTGCCCGCGCTCCTCTACCTCCAGGGCGGCCCGGGCGGGAAGTCGCCGCGCGTGCTCGACGACGGCGGGTGGATCGGCCACGCCCTCCGCACGCACCGCGTCGTGCTCCTCGACCAGCGCGGCACCGGGCGGAGCACGCCCGTGACGGCGCGCACGATGATGCGGTTCGGCGACGACCACGCGTCCGCCGCCCGGTACCTCGCGCTGTTCCGCGCCGACGCGATCGTGCAGGACGCCGAGGCGCTGCGGCAGCACCTCGAGGGCGGGCGCCGCTGGTCGACGCTCGGCCAGAGCTACGGCGGGTTCCTCACGCTCACGTACCTGTCGCTCGCGCCGGAGGCCCTGTCGGCCTGCTACGTGACGGGCGGCCTCGCGTCGCTCGACCCCGACGCCGAGGAGGTCTACCGCCGGACCTACCCGCGCACGGTCCGGAAGAACGTCGGCTACCACGCGCGCTACCCGGCCGACGTGGGGATCCTGTCCCGCCTCGCGGACCGGCTCCAGGTCGGCGACGTGACGCTGCCCGACGGCGACGTGCTCACCGTGGAGCGCCTGCAGACGATCGGCATCGACCTCGGCATGGCGCCCGGGCGCGAGCGGATCCACGCGCTCCTCGACGAGGCGCTCGACGACCGCGGCGAGCCGACCGACGTGCTGCTCGCCGAGGTGATGCGCCTCACCTCGTACGCGGCGAACCCGCTGTTCGCGGCGATGCAGGAGAGCATCTACGCGTCGGGCACCCGGCCCGCCACCGCGTGGGCCGCCGAGCGGGAGCGCGGCAGGCACCCGGCGTTCGCGCCGACCGCCCGGCCGCTGCTGCTCACCGGCGAGATGATGTACCCCTGGATGTTCGAGGAGATCCGCCTGCTGCGCCCGTTCCGCGGCGCCGTGGAGGAGATGGCCCGCCGCGACGACTGGCCGGAGCTCTACGACCCGGCCCGCCTCGCCGCCAACGAGGTGCCGCTGGCCGCCGCGATCTACCACGACGACATGTACGTGGACGCGGGCCTGCAGCAGGACACGGTCGCGCGCGTGGGGAACGCCCGCGCGTGGATAACGAACGAGCACGAGCACGACGGCCTCGGAGCGCCCGGCGTGCTCGGGCGGCTGATGGACACGATCGCCCGCGATGGAGGAGGCCTGCCCCGATGA
- a CDS encoding (2Fe-2S)-binding protein gives MTPRRVDPARDPIRPGPAEAVRFTMDGDPVEGVGGQTIAGALLASGTLAWRTTASAGRPRGVFCGIGVCFDCTVTVNGLPDVRACQRRAVEGDVVETGPGATVPDARAGEAS, from the coding sequence ATGACGCCGCGGCGCGTGGATCCGGCGCGCGACCCGATCCGCCCGGGACCCGCCGAGGCGGTGCGCTTCACCATGGACGGGGATCCCGTCGAGGGCGTCGGCGGCCAGACCATCGCGGGCGCGCTGCTCGCCTCCGGCACGCTCGCCTGGCGCACGACCGCGAGCGCCGGCCGGCCCCGCGGCGTCTTCTGCGGGATCGGCGTGTGCTTCGACTGCACCGTCACCGTGAACGGGCTGCCGGACGTCCGCGCCTGCCAGCGCCGCGCGGTCGAGGGCGACGTGGTCGAGACCGGGCCGGGCGCGACCGTGCCCGACGCGCGCGCGGGGGAGGCGTCGTGA
- a CDS encoding NAD(P)/FAD-dependent oxidoreductase gives MTRHVVVVGGGIVGAACARSLARAGMRVTVVERAAVASGTSAQGEGNILVSDKGPGAELELAQLAARRWPEVAAELADELGDALPSIEYEPKGGLVVTTTDEGADPLLAFAATQRSAGVDAVPVDRRRALELEPWLNPAITAAVHYPEDAQVQPAIATEALAASARRAGAVVRTGVEVIGPLLDADGALRGVRTSAGDIAADDVLIAAGPWSGEVARTLGVELPVLPRRGVVLVTTRMPHRIRHKVYDGDYVGAVGSGDGALQTSGVVESTPSGTVLIGSSRERVGFDASLRVAVLEELAAKAVRLFPFLVEANAMRSYGGFRPYLPDHLPVVGPDPRLPGLWHASGHEGAGIGLSVATADLIVAQMTGEATPLDVRPFSVARASLGLPMPGGAAPGAAAPGLALPTDAAGARA, from the coding sequence ATGACGCGTCACGTGGTCGTCGTGGGCGGCGGCATCGTCGGGGCCGCGTGCGCCCGGTCGCTCGCCCGTGCGGGGATGCGCGTCACGGTCGTCGAGCGCGCCGCCGTCGCGTCCGGCACGAGCGCCCAGGGCGAGGGCAACATCCTCGTGTCCGACAAGGGGCCGGGCGCCGAGCTCGAGCTCGCGCAGCTGGCCGCCCGCCGTTGGCCCGAGGTGGCCGCCGAGCTCGCGGACGAGCTGGGCGACGCGCTGCCCTCCATCGAGTACGAGCCCAAGGGCGGGCTCGTCGTCACGACCACCGACGAGGGCGCGGATCCGCTCCTCGCCTTCGCCGCCACCCAGCGCTCCGCGGGCGTCGACGCCGTGCCCGTCGACCGGCGTCGGGCGCTCGAGCTCGAGCCGTGGCTGAACCCCGCGATCACCGCGGCCGTGCACTACCCCGAGGACGCGCAGGTGCAGCCCGCCATCGCGACCGAGGCGCTCGCCGCCTCGGCCAGGCGGGCGGGCGCGGTCGTGCGCACCGGGGTCGAGGTCATCGGGCCGCTGCTCGACGCGGACGGCGCGCTCCGCGGCGTGCGGACGAGCGCGGGCGACATCGCCGCGGACGACGTGCTGATCGCGGCGGGACCGTGGTCGGGCGAGGTGGCGCGGACCCTCGGCGTCGAGCTGCCCGTGCTGCCGCGGCGGGGCGTCGTGCTCGTCACCACGCGCATGCCGCACCGCATCCGGCACAAGGTCTACGACGGCGACTACGTGGGCGCGGTCGGATCCGGCGACGGGGCGCTGCAGACCTCGGGCGTCGTGGAGTCGACGCCGTCGGGCACGGTGCTCATCGGATCCAGCCGCGAGCGCGTGGGCTTCGACGCGTCGCTGCGCGTGGCCGTGCTCGAGGAGCTCGCCGCGAAGGCCGTGCGGCTCTTCCCCTTCCTCGTCGAGGCGAACGCGATGCGCTCCTACGGCGGCTTCCGCCCGTACCTGCCCGACCACCTGCCGGTCGTCGGGCCGGATCCGCGACTGCCCGGCCTCTGGCACGCGAGCGGGCACGAGGGCGCCGGCATCGGCCTGTCGGTCGCGACCGCGGACCTCATCGTGGCGCAGATGACGGGCGAGGCGACCCCGCTCGACGTGCGGCCCTTCTCCGTCGCGCGCGCCTCGCTCGGGCTGCCGATGCCCGGGGGCGCTGCGCCCGGAGCCGCCGCGCCCGGCCTCGCGCTGCCCACCGACGCGGCCGGAGCGCGCGCATGA
- a CDS encoding aminopeptidase P family protein, with protein MTDTTHDTAPATDPGAPRAPFTPEDRRPPRLAELPAFQDLMAGGWITPDRTPTTVPGAVEAAAAHRDRLSAAMPGVTLAVVSGYAPTRNDDCRYAFRADSDFVWLTGVQIEGAVLVMHAVPGGHDAVLHVPAPAHPGDPRFYSDADHGELWVGPAPAHADWHRVLRIPVRDPGRLAPDLAGVRDVRRAGAVTGVPSALADVPRDAALVAALGELRVIKDAWEIEELRRAVDDTVEGFAEVVRAMPRARAHGGERWLQGTFDRHARTVGNGPGYATIVGGGGHATTLHWVRCDGPLRDGELVLLDMGVEARSLYTADVTRTIPVDGTFTPEQRLVHDIVERSHRAGLEAVAPGRPLVDFHHASMEVIAQGLHDLGILPVSVDEALSPAGQHHRRWLVCGIGHHLGLDVHDCSGAGVAGYDRAVEPGMVLTVEPGLYFAPDDGMVPPELRGIGVRIEDDIVVTQTGSDVLSDALPIDAQGLESWMREQRSPS; from the coding sequence ATGACCGACACGACCCACGACACGGCGCCCGCCACGGACCCCGGGGCGCCGCGCGCCCCCTTCACCCCCGAGGACCGCCGCCCGCCGCGCCTCGCGGAGCTGCCCGCGTTCCAGGACCTCATGGCCGGCGGCTGGATCACGCCGGACCGCACGCCGACCACCGTGCCCGGCGCGGTCGAGGCCGCGGCCGCGCACCGCGACCGCCTGAGCGCCGCGATGCCCGGCGTCACCCTCGCGGTGGTGAGCGGGTACGCGCCCACGCGCAACGACGACTGCCGCTACGCGTTCCGCGCCGACAGCGACTTCGTGTGGCTCACCGGCGTGCAGATCGAGGGCGCGGTGCTCGTGATGCACGCGGTGCCGGGCGGCCACGACGCCGTGCTGCACGTGCCCGCGCCCGCGCACCCGGGGGATCCGCGCTTCTACTCCGACGCCGACCACGGCGAGCTCTGGGTCGGCCCCGCGCCCGCGCACGCCGACTGGCACCGGGTGCTCCGGATCCCCGTGCGCGACCCAGGCCGCTTGGCGCCCGACCTCGCCGGCGTCCGCGACGTCCGCCGCGCGGGCGCCGTCACCGGCGTGCCGTCCGCGCTCGCCGACGTCCCGCGCGACGCTGCGCTCGTGGCGGCGCTCGGCGAGCTGCGCGTCATCAAGGACGCGTGGGAGATCGAGGAGCTGCGGCGCGCGGTCGACGACACCGTCGAGGGCTTCGCCGAGGTCGTGCGCGCGATGCCGCGTGCGCGCGCGCACGGCGGGGAGCGCTGGCTGCAGGGCACGTTCGACCGGCACGCGCGGACGGTCGGCAACGGCCCCGGCTACGCCACCATCGTGGGTGGCGGCGGGCACGCGACGACGCTGCACTGGGTGCGCTGCGACGGCCCGCTCCGCGACGGCGAGCTCGTGCTGCTCGACATGGGCGTGGAGGCGCGCAGCCTCTACACGGCGGACGTCACCCGCACGATCCCCGTGGACGGCACCTTCACCCCCGAGCAGCGGCTCGTGCACGACATCGTGGAGCGCAGCCACCGCGCGGGCCTCGAGGCCGTCGCGCCCGGTCGGCCGCTCGTCGACTTCCACCACGCGTCCATGGAGGTCATCGCCCAGGGGCTGCACGACCTGGGGATCCTGCCGGTCTCGGTCGACGAGGCGCTCTCGCCCGCCGGGCAGCACCACAGGCGCTGGCTGGTGTGCGGCATCGGGCACCACCTCGGGCTCGACGTGCACGACTGCTCGGGCGCCGGGGTCGCCGGCTACGACCGCGCGGTCGAGCCGGGCATGGTGCTGACCGTGGAGCCCGGCCTCTACTTCGCGCCGGACGACGGGATGGTACCGCCCGAGCTGCGGGGCATCGGGGTGCGGATCGAAGACGATATCGTGGTGACGCAGACGGGGTCCGACGTGCTGTCGGACGCGCTGCCGATCGACGCCCAGGGCCTGGAGTCCTGGATGCGGGAGCAGCGGTCCCCGTCCTGA
- a CDS encoding GntR family transcriptional regulator, with protein MSLSALRPAPPRESLREHVHQALSAAIVSGELEPGTLITVPTLAVRFDVSATPVREAVLELEKRGFVETVRNKGFRVTAVSDEELGHLVQVRQLLEAPAMARLAGHLPEGALPGLEALADRIEQGAREGDLRAYLEADQELHLSLTRMLGNPVLTAAIADLRSRTRLVGLASMKESSLLDASAAEHHELLRALVAGDGSGAHELMVRHIRHATGWWAGRGEDEPAADAGASRVDHDA; from the coding sequence GTGAGCCTCTCCGCACTGCGTCCCGCACCCCCGCGCGAGAGCCTGCGCGAGCACGTGCACCAGGCCCTGTCCGCGGCCATCGTCTCGGGCGAGCTGGAACCCGGCACGCTCATCACCGTGCCCACGCTCGCCGTGCGCTTCGACGTCTCGGCCACGCCCGTCCGCGAGGCGGTGCTCGAGCTCGAGAAGCGCGGCTTCGTGGAGACGGTCCGCAACAAGGGCTTCCGCGTCACCGCCGTGAGCGACGAGGAGCTCGGCCACCTGGTGCAGGTGCGGCAGCTCCTCGAGGCGCCGGCCATGGCGCGGCTCGCCGGGCACCTGCCCGAGGGCGCGCTGCCCGGCCTCGAGGCGCTCGCCGACCGCATCGAGCAGGGCGCGCGCGAGGGGGACCTCCGCGCGTACCTCGAGGCCGACCAGGAGCTGCACCTCTCCCTCACGCGCATGCTCGGCAACCCCGTGCTCACGGCGGCCATCGCCGACCTCCGCTCGCGCACGCGCCTCGTCGGCCTCGCGTCGATGAAGGAGAGCAGCCTCCTCGACGCCTCGGCGGCCGAGCACCATGAGCTGCTGCGGGCGTTGGTCGCCGGCGACGGATCCGGGGCGCACGAGCTGATGGTGCGGCACATCCGGCACGCCACCGGCTGGTGGGCGGGGCGCGGCGAGGACGAGCCCGCGGCGGATGCAGGCGCGTCCCGGGTCGACCACGACGCCTGA
- a CDS encoding ABC transporter substrate-binding protein, which produces MNRRITAVGLAVAASLALTSCAGAGGGAAAGGVTGPADTGGTMQVLASTDFSHLDPEMGYDTGVADLYRLIYRTLTTASGEDGATIAPDLATDTGTPNADATVWTFTLKDGLKFEDGSPITSESVKFGVERSFDPALAIGTPYTRLYLAGGDSYKGPYESGDLSSIETPDAKTIVFHLNRSVPEFASVAAQSTFTPFPADKDRVTVTSIDQQPIASGPYRVTARTAGSSLTLERNPEWDQATDDVRTAKPDKWQFTIGLDQATIDERMLAGQGDDKNAIAYTITAASVSRIQTPQIKARTVTGDQACTTYLGLNTTKPHLSDVRVRQAISYAIDKKSLADVAGGPSIAEPASTMLTPSIPGHKDFDLYPSTDSAGDVDKAKALLAEAGVPDGFTMTLDVRNLPSSQKQAEALQQSLAKVGITVEFNILDTSTYYETIGTTSQQHDAAVTGWCPDWLSASTVLPTLFDGRQISPKGNNDISQLNDSAVNAKIDEVSAMTDLDAAKTAWGDLDEQIQQLAPTVPLLFAQSVLVVGENVRNAYSSPLYAGGIDYATIGLHTGK; this is translated from the coding sequence ATGAACCGACGAATCACCGCAGTAGGGCTGGCCGTCGCCGCCAGCCTCGCCCTCACGTCCTGCGCCGGCGCCGGCGGCGGCGCCGCCGCAGGCGGCGTCACCGGCCCCGCCGACACAGGCGGCACCATGCAGGTGCTCGCCAGCACCGACTTCTCGCACCTGGATCCGGAGATGGGCTACGACACCGGCGTCGCCGACCTGTACCGGCTCATCTACCGCACGCTCACCACGGCGTCCGGCGAGGACGGCGCGACGATCGCACCCGACCTCGCGACCGACACCGGCACGCCCAACGCCGACGCGACGGTGTGGACTTTCACGCTCAAGGACGGCCTGAAGTTCGAGGACGGGTCGCCCATCACGAGCGAATCGGTCAAGTTCGGCGTCGAGCGCTCGTTCGACCCGGCGCTCGCCATCGGCACCCCCTACACGCGCCTCTACCTCGCGGGTGGCGACTCCTACAAGGGCCCGTACGAGTCGGGCGACCTCTCCTCCATCGAGACGCCGGACGCGAAGACCATCGTCTTCCACCTCAACCGCTCCGTGCCCGAGTTCGCGAGCGTCGCCGCGCAGAGCACGTTCACGCCGTTCCCGGCCGACAAGGACAGGGTGACGGTCACGAGCATCGACCAGCAGCCCATCGCGTCCGGACCGTACCGGGTCACCGCCCGCACCGCGGGATCCTCCCTCACCCTCGAGCGCAACCCCGAGTGGGACCAGGCGACCGACGACGTGCGCACCGCCAAGCCCGACAAGTGGCAGTTCACGATCGGCCTCGACCAGGCGACCATCGACGAGCGCATGCTCGCCGGCCAGGGCGACGACAAGAACGCGATCGCCTACACGATCACGGCCGCCAGCGTCTCGCGCATCCAGACGCCGCAGATCAAGGCCCGCACCGTGACGGGCGACCAGGCGTGCACCACCTACCTGGGGCTCAACACGACCAAGCCCCATCTCAGCGACGTGCGCGTCCGGCAGGCGATCTCCTACGCGATCGACAAGAAGTCCCTCGCGGACGTCGCCGGCGGCCCCTCCATCGCGGAGCCCGCGTCCACGATGCTCACCCCTTCCATCCCCGGCCACAAGGACTTCGACCTCTACCCGAGCACCGACAGCGCGGGCGACGTCGACAAGGCGAAGGCGCTGCTCGCCGAGGCGGGCGTGCCCGATGGCTTCACGATGACCCTCGACGTGCGCAACCTGCCCTCCTCCCAGAAGCAGGCCGAGGCGCTCCAGCAGTCGCTCGCCAAGGTGGGCATCACCGTCGAGTTCAACATCCTCGACACCTCGACCTACTACGAGACCATCGGCACGACCTCCCAGCAGCACGACGCCGCGGTCACGGGCTGGTGCCCTGACTGGCTGTCGGCGAGCACGGTCCTCCCGACCCTGTTCGACGGCCGCCAGATCAGCCCGAAGGGCAACAACGACATCTCGCAGCTGAACGACTCGGCCGTGAACGCGAAGATCGACGAGGTCTCGGCCATGACCGACCTCGACGCCGCGAAGACCGCGTGGGGCGACCTGGACGAGCAGATCCAGCAGCTCGCCCCGACCGTGCCGCTCCTGTTCGCGCAGTCGGTGCTCGTGGTGGGGGAGAACGTGCGGAACGCCTACTCCAGCCCCCTCTACGCAGGCGGGATCGACTACGCCACCATCGGCCTCCACACGGGGAAGTAG
- a CDS encoding ABC transporter permease: MTATLQGASAPDSAPAYPTGRPPAVTPAKRVVAALRSKPSVILSTAFVVIVLVLAVFAPLLSGITGWGPTTFDPDAVDPVLGGLPLGPFGGVSASHWFGVEPQNGRDLFARIAYGARVSLLIAVSATVVTTTIGVFAGMVAGYFGGIVDQVVSRIMDFLMAFPALIFMIAILSALPAGNRPALLVLVLSVFGWPYTARIVRGQTMTIRTRDFVEAARASGASSMGVIFREVLPNLRGTVIVLATLAVPSYIGTEASLSFLGVGVLPPTPSWGQMIADSVTWYTVDPAYFIVPGSFLFLTVLSFTVFGDHLRTALEQGEAA, translated from the coding sequence GTGACCGCCACCCTCCAGGGCGCGTCCGCGCCCGACTCGGCCCCCGCCTACCCGACGGGACGGCCGCCGGCCGTCACGCCGGCCAAGCGCGTGGTCGCCGCCCTCCGGTCGAAGCCGTCCGTGATCCTCAGCACCGCGTTCGTGGTGATCGTCCTGGTCCTCGCGGTGTTCGCTCCGCTCCTGTCCGGGATCACCGGCTGGGGCCCCACGACCTTCGACCCCGACGCCGTGGATCCCGTCCTCGGCGGCCTCCCCCTCGGCCCGTTCGGCGGCGTCAGCGCCTCGCACTGGTTCGGCGTCGAGCCGCAGAACGGCCGCGACCTGTTCGCCCGGATCGCGTACGGCGCCCGGGTGTCCCTGCTCATCGCGGTCTCCGCCACGGTCGTCACCACGACGATCGGCGTGTTCGCGGGCATGGTCGCCGGCTACTTCGGCGGGATCGTCGACCAGGTCGTCTCACGGATCATGGACTTCCTCATGGCCTTCCCGGCGCTCATCTTCATGATCGCGATCCTGTCGGCCCTGCCCGCGGGCAACCGCCCGGCGCTGCTCGTCCTGGTGCTCAGCGTCTTCGGCTGGCCGTACACGGCGCGCATCGTGCGCGGCCAGACCATGACGATCCGCACGCGCGACTTCGTGGAGGCGGCCCGGGCGTCCGGCGCGTCCTCCATGGGCGTCATCTTCCGGGAGGTGCTGCCGAACCTGCGCGGCACCGTCATCGTGCTGGCCACGCTCGCGGTGCCGAGCTACATCGGCACCGAGGCGAGCCTGTCGTTCCTCGGCGTGGGCGTGCTGCCGCCGACGCCGTCGTGGGGCCAGATGATCGCCGACTCGGTGACCTGGTACACGGTGGACCCCGCGTACTTCATCGTGCCGGGCTCGTTCCTCTTCCTCACGGTGCTGTCGTTCACGGTCTTCGGCGACCACCTCCGCACGGCGCTGGAGCAGGGGGAGGCGGCATGA
- a CDS encoding ABC transporter permease, protein MIGYLVRRAGSALIVLALISLFTYMIFFLLQPDPAVTICGKTCTPDKIDSIRQLLGLDRPFWAQYGDFITGIFTGRTYGDGPTAIQCSAPCLGFSFQTQQPVLDLMLSRLPVSVTIAVGAAVLWVVFGVAGGLVSAIKQGSVWDRTAMAAALTGISVPITFAALLLQYVLVVQLQVLPFPQSVAFGDDPVAWFDSYLMPWLVLALGYAAIYARIVRANVIDTLQEDYLRTARAKGLSAALVIRRHALRPSLTPVVTLFGMDFAGLLGGAVITESVFGLNGVGKLAADSIAKNDQPVIMGVTLLAAAFVVVGNVVVDVLYTVLDPRVRITS, encoded by the coding sequence ATGATCGGCTACCTCGTCCGCCGCGCCGGATCCGCGCTGATCGTGCTCGCGCTCATCAGCCTGTTCACCTACATGATCTTCTTCCTGCTCCAGCCGGACCCCGCCGTCACCATCTGCGGCAAGACCTGCACGCCGGACAAGATCGACTCCATCCGCCAGCTCCTCGGCCTCGACCGGCCGTTCTGGGCGCAGTACGGCGACTTCATCACGGGCATCTTCACCGGACGCACCTACGGCGACGGCCCCACCGCGATCCAGTGCTCCGCGCCGTGCCTCGGCTTCAGCTTCCAGACGCAGCAGCCCGTGCTCGACCTGATGCTGTCCCGCCTCCCCGTGAGCGTCACCATCGCGGTCGGCGCGGCGGTCCTCTGGGTCGTCTTCGGCGTGGCCGGCGGCCTCGTCAGCGCGATCAAGCAGGGCAGCGTGTGGGACCGGACCGCCATGGCGGCGGCGCTCACCGGGATCAGCGTGCCGATCACGTTCGCGGCGCTGCTCCTGCAGTACGTGCTCGTCGTGCAGCTGCAGGTGCTGCCGTTCCCGCAGTCCGTGGCGTTCGGCGACGACCCCGTCGCGTGGTTCGACTCGTATCTCATGCCGTGGCTGGTGCTCGCGCTCGGCTACGCGGCCATCTACGCGCGGATCGTGCGGGCCAACGTGATCGACACCCTGCAGGAGGACTACCTGCGGACGGCGCGCGCCAAGGGCCTGTCCGCGGCGCTCGTGATCCGCCGGCACGCGCTCCGGCCGTCGCTCACGCCCGTGGTGACGCTGTTCGGCATGGACTTCGCCGGGCTGCTCGGCGGGGCCGTGATCACCGAGAGCGTCTTCGGCCTCAACGGCGTCGGCAAGCTCGCCGCCGACTCCATCGCCAAGAACGACCAGCCCGTCATCATGGGCGTCACGCTCCTCGCCGCGGCCTTCGTGGTAGTCGGGAACGTGGTCGTCGACGTGCTGTACACCGTGCTCGACCCCCGAGTGAGGATCACCTCGTGA
- a CDS encoding ABC transporter ATP-binding protein has protein sequence MTATAPHHQPARAVPGTPLLEVEHLTIAFPTSRGPVEVVKDLSFRVEPDSTLGIVGESGSGKSMTSLAVMGLVPRGGKVTGSIKLAGEELVGRSDKELRAMRGDRMAMVFQDPLSSLNPYYTVGLQIEEAYRSHRSGSRKSVRSTVVAALDRVGIKEAATRVDHYPHQFSGGMRQRIMIAMALCLEPELLIADEPTTALDVTVQAQILDLMRSIRAETGMGMLVITHDLAVVSSLADEVLVMQGGHRVESGTTERVFTAPEDPYTHALLEAIPRIDAAYDRQTTGPAS, from the coding sequence GTGACCGCCACCGCACCGCACCACCAGCCCGCCCGCGCCGTCCCCGGGACCCCGCTCCTCGAGGTCGAGCACCTCACCATCGCGTTCCCCACCTCGCGGGGGCCGGTCGAGGTGGTGAAGGACCTCTCCTTCCGGGTTGAGCCGGACAGCACCCTCGGCATCGTGGGCGAGTCCGGGTCCGGCAAGTCGATGACCTCGCTCGCGGTGATGGGCCTCGTGCCGCGCGGCGGGAAGGTCACCGGATCCATCAAGCTGGCGGGCGAGGAGCTCGTCGGCCGGAGCGACAAGGAGCTGCGGGCCATGCGCGGCGACCGCATGGCGATGGTGTTCCAGGATCCGCTCTCCTCGCTCAACCCCTACTACACGGTGGGGCTGCAGATCGAGGAGGCCTACCGGTCGCATCGCTCCGGCTCCCGGAAGTCCGTGCGGTCGACCGTGGTCGCGGCGCTCGACCGGGTGGGGATCAAGGAGGCCGCGACGCGCGTCGACCACTACCCGCACCAGTTCTCGGGCGGCATGCGGCAGCGCATCATGATCGCGATGGCGCTGTGCCTCGAGCCCGAGCTGCTCATCGCCGACGAGCCGACCACCGCGCTCGACGTGACGGTGCAGGCGCAGATCCTCGACCTCATGCGCTCCATCCGCGCGGAGACGGGGATGGGGATGCTCGTCATCACCCACGACCTCGCCGTCGTGTCCTCCCTCGCCGACGAGGTGCTCGTCATGCAGGGCGGGCACCGCGTCGAGAGCGGCACCACCGAGCGCGTGTTCACCGCGCCGGAGGATCCGTACACGCACGCCCTGCTCGAGGCGATCCCCCGCATCGACGCCGCATACGACCGCCAGACGACGGGACCCGCATCATGA
- a CDS encoding ATP-binding cassette domain-containing protein, with the protein MSRHDASAPASTSTAPAAATPEPFLSARDLTKEYVTRGGRGLRPPVRRFLAVDGVSLDVPTGQTLSIVGESGSGKSTTARIIAHLLDPTSGTFALKGEDMTHAKGAALREFRRQVQVVFQDPASSLNPRHTVEQIISAPLRYQGITTPGGHGQLVRDLLDRVGLNPDHAQRYPAQFSGGQCQRIGIARALAVSPGLIVCDEAVSALDVTVQARVIALLRDLQRERGLSYVFIAHDLAVVRQLSDRVAVMSSGRVVEEGTRDDVFERPQHPYTRALLDAVPRIDPEWDRKRQAARAAAGLDTTAIETAGGSAA; encoded by the coding sequence ATGAGCCGCCACGACGCCTCCGCGCCCGCATCCACCTCGACCGCGCCCGCCGCGGCGACGCCCGAGCCGTTCCTCTCCGCGCGCGACCTCACGAAGGAGTACGTGACGCGCGGCGGCCGCGGGCTCCGACCGCCGGTGCGCCGCTTCCTCGCGGTCGACGGCGTGAGCCTCGACGTGCCGACCGGGCAGACGCTCTCGATCGTGGGGGAGTCCGGATCCGGCAAGTCGACGACCGCGCGGATCATCGCGCACCTCCTCGACCCGACCTCCGGCACGTTCGCGCTCAAGGGCGAGGACATGACGCACGCGAAGGGCGCGGCCCTCCGCGAGTTCCGGCGGCAGGTGCAGGTGGTCTTCCAGGATCCTGCGTCGTCGCTCAACCCGCGGCACACGGTGGAGCAGATCATCAGCGCGCCGCTGCGGTACCAGGGCATCACGACGCCCGGCGGCCACGGGCAGCTCGTGCGCGACCTGCTCGACCGCGTGGGGTTGAACCCGGATCACGCGCAGCGCTACCCCGCGCAGTTCTCGGGCGGGCAGTGCCAGCGCATCGGGATCGCCCGGGCGCTCGCCGTGAGCCCGGGCCTCATCGTGTGCGACGAGGCGGTCTCCGCGCTCGACGTGACGGTGCAGGCGCGCGTCATCGCGCTGCTCCGGGACCTCCAGCGCGAGCGCGGGCTCAGCTACGTCTTCATCGCGCACGACCTCGCCGTCGTGCGGCAGCTCTCCGACCGCGTCGCCGTGATGAGCTCGGGCAGGGTCGTGGAGGAGGGGACGCGCGACGACGTGTTCGAGCGCCCGCAGCACCCGTACACGCGCGCCCTGCTCGACGCCGTGCCGCGCATCGACCCCGAGTGGGACCGCAAGCGGCAGGCCGCGCGCGCCGCGGCCGGTCTCGACACCACCGCCATCGAGACGGCGGGCGGGTCGGCGGCGTGA